One Turneriella parva DSM 21527 genomic region harbors:
- a CDS encoding SpoIIE family protein phosphatase, producing MSEPKPSLAIRLLQLLDERVSVPGWIKRRIEKYSVASKINFIILTAVLPMLFVLSMIFLLLFFQISNQIEATLVQKMVSTKNAYNFYERTTLVYARILSENMYIKKELLADTINVGPILRVCRQVQSSVSLNRITIYDRKGVVVVRSHKPSEFGEDESKVPAIENALKKGETTAALALEKDQVVLQNTVPVYFDDDRIGAITAGYVLDHQFARTLSDLTQSGIFIGAGGKLVAASYAGDLEKITDTNYAATNRTYSISRRVTFKDRNGSEQSDTMDFRFVPIATPTAADVQNAGIAVALKPSYPRFLLYTLFWGAFALILLVIFLGVLLSFKIGYRIAGYASAVSEAMTRFSAGDLKTRVDGVSDDELGRVARGFNEMAAELERRIQYIRDTNENLETIISERTQDLGVALNHVTQLEEMQQGDYLLMSLLLNPLTASELKIGKLQASFYMEQKKKFNFKGQSGEIGGDYTLFAPLLFKGTKTKWLFFFNGDAMGKSSQGAAGALICGVTLQSILARYKSESASVKPETWLRSVYRELDHIFTLFKGSMNMSAILGLTNTARGETYYINAEHPRLVLFRKGRARFVEDAQRTPKLGSTTGNKTARVHYVHMKPGDMLFAGSDGKDDLEIAGSIESDDERFVKIVEAARGDLNKIRAEIDKAGARTDDLSLVRISLG from the coding sequence ATGAGTGAGCCAAAACCATCGCTGGCGATTCGGTTATTGCAGCTTCTCGACGAACGAGTCAGCGTACCGGGATGGATAAAACGCCGCATCGAAAAATATTCGGTCGCGTCAAAGATCAATTTCATTATTCTCACGGCAGTTTTGCCGATGCTGTTTGTTCTCTCGATGATATTCTTGCTGCTGTTCTTTCAGATCAGCAACCAGATCGAAGCGACACTCGTGCAGAAAATGGTGTCGACAAAAAACGCGTACAATTTTTACGAACGGACGACACTTGTCTATGCGCGCATTCTTTCTGAGAATATGTATATAAAGAAAGAGCTGCTGGCTGACACGATAAACGTCGGCCCGATTCTGCGTGTCTGCCGGCAGGTACAATCGAGTGTGTCTTTAAACCGCATCACAATTTATGACCGTAAGGGTGTCGTTGTCGTGCGCAGCCACAAACCTTCGGAATTCGGCGAAGACGAGAGCAAGGTACCCGCGATTGAGAACGCGCTTAAAAAAGGTGAGACAACGGCCGCGCTCGCCCTCGAAAAAGACCAGGTCGTGCTGCAAAATACCGTGCCGGTTTACTTCGACGACGACCGCATCGGGGCCATCACCGCCGGGTATGTACTCGACCATCAATTTGCGCGCACACTTTCAGACCTGACGCAGTCGGGTATCTTTATCGGCGCAGGTGGCAAGCTCGTGGCAGCTTCGTACGCAGGTGACCTCGAAAAAATCACCGATACAAACTATGCGGCAACGAACCGCACCTATTCGATTTCACGCCGTGTGACCTTCAAAGACCGCAATGGCAGCGAACAATCTGACACGATGGATTTTCGCTTCGTGCCCATCGCCACCCCAACCGCCGCTGATGTACAGAATGCGGGTATCGCGGTCGCCCTTAAACCTTCGTACCCTCGGTTCTTACTCTATACACTTTTCTGGGGCGCATTCGCCCTGATATTGCTTGTTATTTTTCTCGGTGTCTTGCTCTCATTCAAGATTGGCTACCGCATTGCGGGGTATGCTTCGGCCGTGTCAGAAGCCATGACGCGCTTTAGTGCCGGAGATCTAAAGACTCGCGTCGACGGCGTCTCTGACGACGAGCTCGGGCGCGTGGCGCGGGGGTTTAACGAAATGGCTGCCGAACTCGAACGGCGCATTCAATACATACGCGACACCAATGAAAATCTCGAGACAATCATCTCAGAGCGAACACAAGACCTGGGCGTCGCGCTCAACCACGTCACACAACTTGAAGAGATGCAGCAAGGTGACTATCTGCTGATGTCGCTGCTGCTGAACCCGTTGACCGCTTCAGAGTTGAAAATCGGCAAGCTACAGGCCTCATTCTACATGGAGCAAAAAAAGAAGTTCAACTTTAAAGGGCAATCGGGCGAGATTGGCGGCGACTATACACTGTTTGCTCCGCTGCTCTTCAAGGGCACAAAAACCAAGTGGCTGTTTTTCTTTAATGGCGATGCAATGGGCAAATCGAGCCAGGGTGCAGCCGGCGCGTTGATTTGCGGGGTAACACTACAGTCAATTCTGGCCAGATACAAATCTGAATCTGCTTCAGTGAAACCCGAAACGTGGCTGCGAAGCGTTTACCGCGAGCTCGACCATATTTTCACGCTATTCAAAGGCTCGATGAACATGTCTGCGATTCTCGGGCTGACCAATACTGCCCGTGGCGAGACATATTACATTAATGCAGAACATCCGCGATTGGTATTGTTTCGCAAAGGCCGCGCCAGATTTGTCGAAGATGCACAGCGGACGCCAAAACTCGGCTCAACGACCGGCAACAAAACGGCGCGCGTTCACTACGTGCACATGAAACCGGGCGACATGCTGTTCGCAGGCTCTGACGGCAAAGACGACCTCGAAATCGCCGGCAGCATCGAGTCAGATGACGAAAGGTTCGTGAAGATTGTCGAGGCGGCGCGCGGCGATCTCAATAAAATTCGTGCCGAAATCGACAAGGCCGGAGCGCGCACCGACGACCTGTCGCTCGTGCGCATATCTCTCGGTTAA
- a CDS encoding lysophospholipid acyltransferase family protein produces the protein MNLFQGDTYATPADQRTDWQDYALLRSRWWLYARFVGTVFKSRKLIEENRYGNDNWAETSLDVMRAIEAVGGRFEISGIDNLRKAEGPLVIIANHMSALETFVLPCIVTPIKPTTFVVKEKLMRGVFFGKIMKSRNPIVVGRENAREDMEIVLREGEKRLKGGLSVILFPEGTRQKSFVPENFNSLGTKLAKRAGVKVLPVALKTDFWSNGRILKGFGPLKRQRRIHIAFGEAIDVDKREKETHQKVVDFISQNFSRWA, from the coding sequence ATGAACCTTTTTCAGGGTGACACCTATGCCACCCCTGCCGACCAGCGCACCGACTGGCAAGACTATGCGCTGCTGCGCTCGCGCTGGTGGCTCTACGCACGCTTCGTCGGCACGGTTTTTAAATCACGCAAACTGATAGAAGAGAATCGTTATGGTAATGACAACTGGGCCGAAACCTCGCTCGATGTCATGCGTGCCATTGAGGCCGTGGGCGGGCGTTTCGAAATCAGCGGGATAGATAACCTGCGCAAAGCCGAAGGGCCACTGGTCATCATCGCCAACCACATGAGCGCACTCGAAACATTCGTCTTGCCCTGCATCGTGACGCCGATTAAGCCGACGACGTTCGTCGTGAAAGAGAAACTCATGCGCGGCGTCTTCTTTGGCAAGATCATGAAGTCGCGTAACCCGATCGTCGTCGGCCGCGAAAATGCACGCGAAGATATGGAGATTGTGCTGCGCGAAGGCGAGAAGCGCCTGAAAGGCGGCCTGTCTGTGATTTTGTTTCCCGAAGGCACGAGACAAAAATCATTCGTGCCTGAGAATTTCAACTCGCTCGGCACCAAACTCGCCAAACGCGCGGGGGTCAAGGTTCTGCCGGTCGCACTCAAAACCGACTTCTGGAGCAATGGCCGCATTCTCAAAGGGTTCGGCCCGTTGAAGCGCCAGCGGCGCATTCATATTGCGTTTGGTGAAGCAATCGACGTAGATAAAAGAGAAAAAGAAACCCACCAGAAAGTGGTGGATTTCATCTCACAGAATTTCTCGCGCTGGGCTTAA
- a CDS encoding SAM-dependent methyltransferase encodes MRIADFVRVKKNSLTRRYQQKTVPITRVVEDYIAGDIDLTVDTFAKLLKHKHEIFDFRFVSSHYSFLLTKFLPQVIIHSKAQDTRIAQDHYDIGNDFFSWFLGKPMVYTSGIYKTGRETLEQAQQNKIDLIAEKILLQKGDKMLDIGCGWGTLLYNSAKKYGAQVTGVTIAEQGYQYISEQIVKQKLQGKVNVLKIDYRDIPRQKFDKITCVEMAEHVGVKNFNKFMKQIYNLLDDDGIYYQQVAGLKAGLWNMESLVWGLFMNKYIFPGADASMPLKWYVAKLEKARFEVRSVETIGIHYSRTLNQWHENWLSNEDKILGAYSPYWFRLWDAFLAWSTNIAEEGHATCYQIVAHKNRPKFNRKRFIGKKTFA; translated from the coding sequence ATGAGAATAGCAGATTTCGTTCGCGTAAAGAAGAACTCTTTAACCCGGCGCTACCAACAGAAAACAGTACCCATCACGCGCGTTGTCGAAGACTACATCGCGGGTGATATAGACCTTACCGTCGACACATTTGCAAAGCTTTTGAAGCACAAGCATGAAATATTTGATTTCAGGTTTGTATCTTCACACTACAGCTTCTTGCTGACGAAATTTCTCCCGCAGGTAATTATTCATTCTAAAGCGCAAGACACGCGCATCGCGCAAGACCACTACGATATTGGCAACGATTTCTTCTCTTGGTTTCTCGGCAAACCCATGGTCTACACCAGTGGTATTTACAAGACGGGCAGAGAAACGCTTGAGCAGGCGCAGCAGAACAAGATTGACCTGATCGCCGAGAAGATTCTCCTTCAAAAAGGCGACAAAATGCTCGATATCGGTTGTGGTTGGGGCACGTTGCTCTATAACTCCGCTAAAAAATACGGCGCGCAGGTTACCGGCGTCACGATTGCAGAACAGGGTTACCAGTATATCAGCGAGCAGATCGTGAAACAGAAGCTTCAGGGCAAAGTTAACGTTTTGAAAATCGACTACCGTGACATACCGAGACAGAAGTTCGATAAAATTACCTGCGTTGAAATGGCCGAACACGTGGGCGTGAAAAACTTCAACAAGTTCATGAAGCAGATTTATAACCTGCTCGACGACGACGGTATCTATTACCAGCAGGTAGCAGGCCTCAAAGCGGGCCTCTGGAACATGGAGAGCCTCGTCTGGGGTCTATTCATGAATAAATACATCTTTCCGGGGGCAGATGCGAGCATGCCGCTGAAGTGGTACGTCGCTAAACTCGAAAAGGCGCGTTTCGAAGTGCGCAGCGTCGAGACGATTGGCATTCACTATTCCCGCACACTCAACCAGTGGCATGAAAACTGGCTGAGCAACGAAGACAAGATTCTCGGCGCGTATAGCCCCTACTGGTTCAGATTGTGGGATGCATTTCTCGCCTGGTCGACCAACATCGCCGAAGAGGGCCATGCGACCTGTTATCAGATTGTTGCGCATAAGAACCGACCAAAGTTCAATCGCAAACGGTTTATCGGAAAGAAGACTTTCGCTTAA
- a CDS encoding hemerythrin domain-containing protein produces MKTADPNFIGNAIPEYSNVQVMSYLIATHHEFTRNIMEEIDDLIVLAQKEVQEPPEELAELAALWKKYHRDMVMHLHDEEQILFPWIRELDHSGKNRDEVARTYTGPIKHMLEEHQHHEEEIERVKKLADQLSKKGGFIPVLARLSYKLRQLTNDLEEHMQIESELLFPRILKGN; encoded by the coding sequence ATGAAAACAGCTGACCCCAATTTCATCGGCAACGCGATTCCCGAGTACAGTAACGTGCAGGTGATGAGCTACCTGATCGCGACGCACCACGAATTCACCCGCAACATTATGGAAGAGATCGACGACCTTATTGTGCTCGCTCAGAAAGAAGTACAAGAGCCGCCTGAAGAGCTCGCCGAGCTCGCGGCGCTCTGGAAAAAATACCACCGCGACATGGTGATGCACCTGCACGACGAAGAGCAGATTCTGTTTCCCTGGATTCGCGAGCTCGATCACTCGGGCAAGAACCGCGACGAAGTCGCGCGCACCTACACCGGGCCGATTAAGCACATGCTCGAAGAGCACCAGCACCACGAAGAAGAGATTGAGCGTGTGAAAAAACTCGCTGACCAGCTTTCAAAAAAGGGCGGATTTATTCCCGTGCTCGCAAGGCTTTCTTACAAACTGCGCCAACTGACGAATGACCTCGAAGAGCACATGCAAATCGAGAGCGAGTTGCTTTTTCCCAGAATTCTCAAAGGCAACTAA
- a CDS encoding U32 family peptidase, protein MKIPELLMPAGSPHKLRVAIEYGADAVYCGVPRYSLRARENEFRLHNLGEAVEFVRARGKKIYFTVNAIPRNSKVPGYLRYLKAMAELKPDGLIMADPGLIMITRDNFPDLPVHISVQANVMNFAAVEFWHRFGAKRVILSREVTLAEVREIRQRCPDMEIEVFVHGSICIAHSGRCFMSNYFKNRDANQGACNNACRDQYQVYLMNPEKEDAQMELISSDEGTFLMNSKDLRAIEFLDELTEIGVDSIKVEGRTKNDYYAAMIARTYRRALDDIRDGKSFDRRLLTELDKVASRKYFSGFLTRGMEDRVPEDERDFQNEEGNTHYQSHHYAGCVKRQDADGIAWFDLKTRLTEGDELEVFFPGQFESKLATAGKILRNGSEHTVLSGGIGEVGMYLPFAVPENAFLARVMTDYLTAAAPK, encoded by the coding sequence ATGAAAATACCTGAACTCCTCATGCCTGCCGGTAGCCCGCACAAGCTTCGGGTTGCCATTGAGTACGGTGCCGATGCAGTCTATTGCGGCGTACCCCGCTACTCATTGCGCGCGCGGGAAAACGAGTTTCGCCTGCACAACCTGGGCGAGGCGGTCGAATTCGTGCGCGCGCGCGGCAAGAAGATCTACTTCACCGTCAATGCGATACCGCGCAACTCGAAGGTGCCCGGCTACCTGCGCTACCTCAAGGCCATGGCGGAGCTCAAACCTGACGGGCTCATCATGGCTGATCCGGGTCTCATCATGATCACCCGCGATAATTTTCCCGACCTGCCGGTGCATATCTCGGTACAGGCAAACGTGATGAATTTCGCGGCGGTCGAGTTCTGGCACAGGTTCGGGGCCAAACGCGTGATACTCTCGCGCGAGGTCACGCTCGCAGAAGTGAGGGAAATCCGCCAGCGCTGCCCCGACATGGAGATCGAGGTCTTTGTGCACGGTTCGATCTGCATTGCACACAGCGGGCGTTGCTTCATGAGCAATTACTTCAAGAACCGCGACGCCAACCAGGGCGCGTGCAACAACGCGTGCCGCGACCAGTACCAGGTCTATCTCATGAACCCCGAGAAAGAAGATGCGCAAATGGAGCTCATCAGCTCTGACGAAGGCACTTTTCTCATGAATTCAAAAGACCTGCGCGCGATCGAATTTCTCGATGAACTCACGGAAATCGGCGTCGATTCGATCAAGGTCGAAGGCCGCACGAAGAATGACTACTACGCCGCAATGATTGCGCGCACATACCGGCGCGCGCTCGACGATATTCGTGACGGCAAATCGTTCGACCGCCGGTTACTGACCGAACTCGACAAGGTGGCGTCGCGCAAGTATTTCTCGGGTTTTCTGACCCGGGGCATGGAAGATCGGGTGCCTGAAGATGAGCGCGATTTCCAAAACGAAGAAGGGAACACGCACTACCAGTCACACCACTACGCCGGCTGCGTCAAACGCCAGGATGCCGACGGTATCGCATGGTTTGACCTGAAAACCCGGCTCACCGAAGGTGACGAACTCGAAGTTTTTTTTCCGGGACAATTTGAATCCAAGTTGGCAACGGCGGGTAAGATTCTGCGCAATGGCAGCGAACACACTGTGCTGAGCGGTGGCATCGGCGAGGTGGGTATGTACCTGCCGTTTGCCGTACCGGAAAATGCATTTCTCGCGCGAGTGATGACCGATTATTTGACCGCTGCAGCGCCCAAATAA
- a CDS encoding sterol desaturase family protein produces MEQLIQYIEEEPTILAIPFYIITMGIENLVLWKQKRAYEVADTAASLSGGLGSLVVRFFWNFVFIWLLKLCYDAGPKHFESTPVWAAWIVLVVLDDFAFYWMHRLAHEIRFLWGTHVVHHSSQRYHLATALRQSWTAPIIETPFWLPVAFVGFPPHWILIQMSVSLLYQYWIHTETIRTLGPLEYVMNTPSHHRVHHGSNPEYIDTNYGGIFIIWDRLFKTFVPETLPVRYGLTKNLATHNWFKIQFHEFADMFRDAWRAPKLRQKLRQLFASPTALAKSE; encoded by the coding sequence ATGGAACAGCTGATTCAATATATTGAAGAAGAACCGACGATTCTCGCGATACCTTTCTACATCATCACCATGGGCATCGAGAATCTCGTGCTGTGGAAACAGAAACGCGCATACGAAGTCGCCGACACAGCCGCAAGTCTCTCCGGTGGGCTCGGCAGTCTCGTCGTGCGATTTTTCTGGAACTTTGTTTTTATCTGGCTCTTGAAGCTCTGTTACGATGCCGGGCCGAAACACTTTGAGAGTACGCCGGTCTGGGCCGCGTGGATTGTGCTCGTTGTTCTCGACGACTTCGCGTTTTACTGGATGCACCGTCTGGCGCACGAGATCCGCTTTTTATGGGGCACGCATGTCGTGCACCATTCAAGCCAACGTTACCATTTGGCAACTGCGCTCAGGCAATCGTGGACAGCGCCGATCATTGAAACACCGTTTTGGTTACCCGTCGCCTTTGTGGGATTTCCCCCGCACTGGATTCTGATACAGATGTCGGTGAGTCTTCTTTACCAGTACTGGATTCACACCGAGACGATTCGCACCTTGGGCCCCCTGGAATATGTCATGAACACTCCCTCGCACCACCGCGTGCACCATGGCTCGAACCCAGAATACATCGACACGAACTACGGTGGCATCTTCATAATTTGGGACAGGCTCTTCAAGACATTCGTACCCGAGACGCTGCCGGTGCGCTATGGCCTGACCAAGAACCTTGCGACGCACAACTGGTTCAAGATTCAATTTCACGAATTCGCCGATATGTTTCGCGACGCGTGGCGCGCACCGAAGCTCAGGCAAAAGCTGCGCCAGCTTTTTGCGAGCCCGACGGCTTTGGCGAAATCAGAATAA
- a CDS encoding TetR/AcrR family transcriptional regulator, translating to MRQTQAERRQQTLKKLHAATVACIVNKGFSRLTTTDIAEAAGVSQGALFRYYPSKTAAVAGATHYLFDKVIRDFNCLLGEACEPDLMRIVDDLETWFRSADFIAVSRLFAESSADADLKEAIQPIIEQHRLNTHALIGQAFPAESQAMLRSAAHAVIYLMQGIATEKHLIADDFIEREIMRLVRTFVALIAAQGNANLSDSITGRK from the coding sequence ATGCGGCAGACCCAAGCTGAGCGGCGCCAACAGACCCTGAAAAAACTACACGCTGCGACCGTTGCGTGCATTGTGAACAAGGGCTTCAGTCGCCTCACCACCACCGACATCGCCGAAGCTGCGGGCGTTTCGCAGGGCGCGCTCTTTCGCTATTACCCCAGCAAGACTGCTGCCGTCGCCGGCGCCACGCACTATCTGTTTGATAAAGTTATTCGCGATTTTAACTGCTTGCTGGGCGAGGCGTGCGAACCCGATCTCATGCGCATCGTCGACGACCTTGAAACCTGGTTTCGTTCGGCGGATTTCATAGCGGTCTCAAGACTTTTTGCCGAATCGTCGGCCGATGCCGATCTCAAAGAAGCAATTCAGCCGATCATCGAGCAGCATCGCCTTAACACGCATGCGCTGATCGGGCAGGCGTTTCCGGCAGAGTCGCAGGCGATGCTGCGCAGCGCGGCGCACGCAGTCATTTACCTGATGCAGGGAATTGCCACTGAAAAGCACCTGATCGCCGACGATTTCATCGAGCGCGAAATTATGCGGCTCGTGCGCACCTTCGTTGCGCTCATCGCTGCGCAAGGCAACGCAAACTTAAGCGATTCAATAACCGGGAGAAAATAA